A genomic window from Sphingobacterium spiritivorum includes:
- a CDS encoding basic secretory family protein — MKRILCCLLLMIGTGHVTVYAQNNWQHTDDDRKEAFEVDTLSKGKFSLIWINKQADFDPALKQKLIDTYFVNYPKLAKKYNKHTRKQVSFVIDPGYNGVAATAGGIVRYSPGWFKKNPNDIDVVTHEVMHIIQGYPNGAGPWWITEGIADYVRFTEGIDNASANWKLPDFNEKQKYTDSYRITARFFYWLDRRVKKNIIKALDQKMRIKKYSDSFWKQQTGQDLDQLWDRYAADPSLN, encoded by the coding sequence ATGAAACGAATCTTGTGTTGCCTGCTATTAATGATTGGAACAGGACATGTTACGGTATATGCACAAAACAACTGGCAACACACAGATGATGATCGGAAAGAGGCTTTTGAAGTAGATACACTCAGTAAAGGGAAATTTTCTTTGATATGGATCAACAAACAGGCAGATTTTGATCCGGCTTTAAAACAAAAACTTATTGATACTTATTTTGTTAATTATCCGAAATTAGCAAAGAAATATAATAAGCATACTCGGAAGCAGGTTTCTTTTGTGATCGATCCGGGCTACAATGGAGTAGCAGCTACTGCCGGAGGCATTGTTCGCTATAGTCCGGGATGGTTTAAGAAAAATCCCAATGATATTGATGTCGTGACCCATGAAGTGATGCATATTATACAGGGGTATCCAAATGGTGCCGGCCCGTGGTGGATCACGGAGGGTATTGCAGACTATGTGAGATTTACAGAAGGAATTGATAATGCTTCCGCAAACTGGAAGCTGCCTGACTTTAATGAAAAACAGAAATATACAGACTCTTATCGTATTACAGCCCGTTTCTTTTACTGGCTGGACAGAAGAGTAAAGAAGAATATTATTAAAGCACTGGATCAGAAAATGCGAATAAAAAAATATAGCGACAGCTTTTGGAAGCAACAGACAGGTCAGGATCTGGATCAACTCTGGGACCGCTATGCTGCTGATCCCTCATTAAACTAA
- a CDS encoding GH92 family glycosyl hydrolase — MKIKNKLSGLSIGIFLAIGYINPIPAVAQKINGRSIEPVDLVNPLMGTDSKPSLSNGNTYPAIGLPWGMNMWTPQTGKNGDGWQYVYAADKIRGLKQTHQPSPWMNDYGQFSLMPVTGKAVFDQEGRASWFSHKSESAKPYHYSVYLADHNVKAEITPTERAAMFRFTFQPTDSAFVVLDAFDRGSEVQIIPEKNMIIGYSSRYSRGKLPNFKNYFVLMFDQPFDNFSTWEDKSRFNGKTKSTANQTGAIVGFKIKDRSKTVHVKVASSFISAEQALVNLEELGNRSFDQLVSDGRNIWNAELGRIAVEGENIDQMRTFYSTLYRTLFFPNKLYEISREGEVLHYSPYNGEVLPGYLYGGTGFWDTFRALYPFLNLMYPSINVEMQEGLKNAYLEGGFLPEWSSPGYADIMIGNNSASVVSDAYMKGLRGYDIHTLYEGLLHGANNEGPMTAVGRKGVGYYNELGYVPYDVGINENAARTLEYAYDDFAIYQLAKALKRPQKEIDLYANRAQNYRHLFDPSTNLMRGKNKNGKFQTPFNPLKWGDAFTEGNSWHYSWSVFHDVKGLIDLMGGKAIFIQMLDSVFTQPPVFDDSYYGGTIHEIREMQIADMGQYAHGNQPIQHMIYLYNYAGQPWKAQYWVRQVLDRMYRATPDGYCGDEDNGQTSAWYVFSALGFYPVCPATDQYVIGAPLFPKAVLHFENGHKVEIIAKNASDKHIYINNLELNGQAYYKNWLSHHGLMQGGVLNFDMSTTPNLSRGTDASSAPYSMSEEWKTITKKSTKNKK; from the coding sequence ATGAAAATAAAGAATAAACTATCAGGATTAAGCATAGGCATATTTCTGGCAATTGGATACATAAATCCGATTCCTGCAGTAGCACAGAAGATCAATGGCCGTTCAATAGAACCTGTAGATCTGGTAAACCCTTTAATGGGTACAGATTCAAAACCATCACTTTCCAATGGGAATACTTATCCGGCTATAGGATTACCATGGGGTATGAATATGTGGACACCGCAGACGGGTAAAAATGGTGATGGATGGCAGTATGTGTACGCTGCGGATAAAATAAGAGGGCTTAAGCAGACACACCAGCCCTCTCCATGGATGAATGATTACGGACAATTTTCACTGATGCCCGTAACCGGAAAAGCGGTGTTTGATCAGGAAGGAAGAGCAAGCTGGTTTTCTCATAAGTCGGAATCTGCCAAACCCTATCATTATTCGGTGTACCTGGCTGATCATAATGTCAAAGCTGAAATAACACCTACAGAGCGTGCGGCAATGTTTAGATTTACTTTTCAGCCAACAGATAGTGCCTTTGTCGTGCTGGATGCTTTTGACAGAGGTTCCGAAGTACAGATTATTCCGGAAAAGAATATGATTATCGGATATTCATCAAGATATTCAAGAGGGAAACTCCCAAATTTTAAAAACTACTTTGTATTGATGTTTGATCAGCCTTTTGATAATTTTTCGACCTGGGAAGACAAGTCGAGGTTCAATGGTAAAACAAAATCAACGGCGAATCAGACAGGTGCTATTGTTGGATTTAAAATTAAGGACCGGTCAAAAACTGTTCATGTTAAAGTCGCATCTTCTTTTATCAGCGCAGAGCAGGCTCTGGTAAATCTGGAAGAATTGGGCAACAGATCCTTTGATCAGCTGGTGTCGGATGGGCGGAATATATGGAATGCAGAACTTGGTCGTATTGCAGTAGAAGGAGAAAATATTGATCAGATGCGAACCTTTTATTCTACGCTGTACCGTACTTTATTTTTCCCGAATAAGCTTTATGAAATATCCCGAGAAGGTGAGGTTTTGCATTACAGTCCTTATAACGGGGAAGTTTTGCCGGGTTATCTCTATGGTGGGACAGGATTTTGGGATACATTCCGGGCATTGTATCCGTTTCTTAATCTCATGTACCCGTCCATAAATGTGGAAATGCAGGAAGGATTGAAAAATGCTTATCTGGAGGGAGGTTTTCTGCCCGAATGGAGCAGTCCCGGATATGCAGACATTATGATTGGAAACAACTCGGCATCTGTAGTTTCTGATGCCTATATGAAAGGGTTGAGGGGCTATGATATACACACACTTTATGAAGGTCTTCTGCATGGGGCAAACAATGAAGGTCCGATGACCGCTGTAGGACGTAAGGGAGTGGGCTATTATAATGAGTTGGGCTATGTTCCATACGATGTAGGCATCAATGAAAATGCGGCAAGGACTCTGGAATATGCTTACGATGACTTTGCTATTTATCAACTCGCAAAAGCATTAAAGCGACCACAGAAAGAGATAGATCTGTACGCAAACCGTGCACAGAACTATCGTCACCTGTTTGATCCTTCAACCAATCTGATGCGTGGAAAAAATAAGAATGGAAAATTTCAGACACCTTTTAATCCGTTGAAATGGGGGGATGCTTTTACCGAAGGAAATAGCTGGCATTACTCCTGGAGCGTATTTCATGATGTGAAAGGGCTGATCGATCTGATGGGAGGGAAAGCGATTTTTATACAGATGCTGGATAGTGTTTTTACACAGCCACCTGTATTTGATGACAGCTATTACGGAGGAACTATTCATGAAATCCGGGAAATGCAGATTGCGGATATGGGGCAATATGCTCATGGCAATCAACCCATTCAGCATATGATCTATCTTTATAATTATGCAGGACAGCCGTGGAAAGCACAGTACTGGGTCAGGCAGGTTCTTGATCGAATGTATAGGGCTACACCAGACGGATACTGCGGAGATGAGGATAATGGCCAGACCTCTGCATGGTATGTTTTTTCAGCATTGGGATTCTATCCGGTATGTCCGGCAACTGATCAATACGTAATAGGTGCACCTTTGTTTCCAAAGGCAGTGCTTCATTTTGAAAACGGTCATAAAGTAGAGATTATCGCAAAGAATGCATCAGATAAGCATATTTATATTAATAATCTGGAGTTGAACGGACAAGCCTATTATAAAAACTGGCTTAGTCATCACGGTTTAATGCAGGGCGGAGTCTTGAATTTTGATATGAGTACTACACCCAATCTGTCGAGAGGAACGGATGCATCTTCCGCTCCGTATTCAATGAGTGAGGAATGGAAAACAATAACAAAGAAATCAACCAAAAATAAAAAATGA